In Trichocoleus desertorum NBK24, the following are encoded in one genomic region:
- a CDS encoding ATP-binding protein, with protein sequence MKTHPKQGPIDANLELPSRTFNWLPTRMRWNSIYRKLFVTYLALTALGTSFLAAYILWSFHGYFMRSRQADINTWANALSESVADALGENDLPRAALTVQRYGQAESVTLRIFDPQGRLLATSAPTQDRQVANWLEVPGIAEALKQRPTQGRAKGVLSNDDRLYSTVPIIRDGKFLGILRMSITLEQFQRQFRNVALTVLGTLALTVILCALISEWLARNMARPIQAMRNFAIQIGSGHLGEKLSIQQTDELGQLATELNRMSERLASLDKERRAFLASVSHELRTPVSNVLVTVEALKSGASEEPELRDRFIQTVEDETKRLSRLIHDLLDLGRLEAGVAPLEQQPTNLRDLLHRAGRAVESRMRSKGVSIEIEVANMQLKGDPERLLQAFLNILDNAIKHSIPDTKVFVTGRLQNGEAVITIRDEGPGISEAALPHIFEQFYTADPSRQGSGTGLGLAIARRIVEAHSGSITAISPPGKGATFKIKLPCTNSAALAKAN encoded by the coding sequence GTGAAGACTCATCCGAAGCAAGGGCCAATAGATGCAAACTTGGAGTTGCCCTCACGCACCTTCAACTGGCTACCAACCCGGATGCGCTGGAATTCCATTTATCGCAAGCTGTTTGTTACCTATCTAGCGCTAACAGCTCTGGGCACCTCGTTCTTAGCTGCCTACATTCTCTGGTCATTCCACGGCTACTTCATGCGGAGTCGTCAGGCAGACATCAATACTTGGGCAAATGCGTTGAGTGAGAGTGTAGCGGATGCTTTAGGCGAGAATGATTTGCCCCGTGCCGCTCTGACTGTGCAGAGATACGGCCAAGCGGAATCTGTCACCTTACGAATTTTTGATCCTCAAGGCCGCCTGCTAGCGACTTCAGCGCCTACCCAAGACCGACAAGTGGCAAACTGGCTAGAAGTTCCTGGGATTGCGGAAGCTTTAAAACAGCGTCCGACTCAGGGGAGGGCTAAGGGAGTTTTGTCGAACGATGATCGCCTCTACTCCACGGTTCCCATCATCCGCGACGGGAAATTCTTGGGTATTTTGCGAATGTCGATTACGCTGGAGCAGTTTCAGCGGCAGTTTCGTAATGTCGCTCTCACCGTCTTAGGGACGCTAGCCTTAACGGTGATCCTTTGTGCCTTGATCAGTGAATGGTTGGCCCGCAATATGGCTCGTCCAATTCAGGCCATGCGTAACTTTGCGATTCAAATTGGCAGTGGTCACTTAGGCGAGAAATTGAGCATTCAGCAAACAGACGAATTGGGTCAGTTGGCTACAGAACTGAATCGGATGAGTGAGCGCTTGGCGTCTCTCGATAAAGAACGACGGGCCTTTCTTGCCAGTGTTTCTCATGAGCTGCGGACTCCTGTGAGCAATGTTTTGGTGACAGTAGAAGCGCTCAAGAGCGGCGCTAGCGAAGAACCGGAGTTGCGCGATCGCTTTATTCAAACCGTGGAAGATGAGACCAAACGGCTCTCTCGCTTAATCCATGACTTACTAGATTTGGGGCGACTGGAAGCAGGAGTCGCTCCCCTCGAACAGCAGCCAACTAATCTACGGGATTTGCTGCATAGGGCGGGTCGAGCGGTGGAATCTCGGATGCGTTCTAAAGGTGTTTCCATCGAGATAGAGGTGGCAAACATGCAACTCAAAGGAGACCCAGAACGCCTGTTACAAGCCTTTCTCAACATTCTAGACAATGCCATCAAACACTCGATTCCGGATACTAAAGTGTTTGTAACGGGGCGTTTGCAGAATGGCGAGGCTGTCATCACCATCCGTGACGAAGGCCCTGGAATTAGTGAAGCTGCGTTACCTCACATCTTTGAGCAGTTTTATACCGCTGATCCATCTCGTCAAGGTAGTGGTACGGGCTTGGGGTTGGCGATCGCCCGCCGCATTGTCGAAGCTCATTCTGGCAGCATCACAGCAATTAGCCCCCCTGGTAAAGGTGCAACGTTTAAAATAAAACTGCCATGCACTAACTCAGCAGCACTGGCAAAAGCAAATTAG
- a CDS encoding response regulator transcription factor, protein MAHVLLVDDEEALRASLSYALIREGYQVTTAGDGQTALKLFHKQVPDVIILDLMLPGISGMELCWRIRAFSNVPIVMLTAKDQDIDKVWGLEAGADDYVTKPFNTRELLARIKAVIRGRSVGQAAQS, encoded by the coding sequence ATGGCGCATGTTCTATTAGTAGATGATGAAGAAGCTCTACGAGCTAGTCTCTCCTATGCCTTAATCCGCGAAGGCTATCAAGTCACTACCGCAGGCGATGGGCAGACCGCTTTGAAGCTGTTTCACAAGCAAGTTCCAGACGTGATCATCCTAGATCTGATGCTGCCTGGAATTAGTGGCATGGAACTCTGTTGGCGGATTCGAGCTTTTTCTAACGTCCCCATTGTGATGTTGACCGCCAAAGACCAAGACATTGATAAAGTCTGGGGCTTGGAAGCGGGGGCTGATGACTATGTGACGAAACCGTTTAATACGCGCGAACTTTTAGCCCGAATTAAAGCTGTGATTCGAGGTCGTTCTGTCGGCCAAGCCGCACAATCGTGA